Proteins encoded together in one Bombiscardovia nodaiensis window:
- the cps3I gene encoding acetyltransferase: protein MAQRIRYFDISRGIAIVCVVLSHSILRVNGAAPVSPFLYFLYQFCFSFHMPLFLVLSGYFMRPERPFNWGRESRELLATYGITALAVVAVNTAFAGAFHTGMKATFAAWATTGLYGAGADAANTLWPVPSSIGAIWFLLALFWSHLLLHWVSHKKYPALWVIVFFALGYFSSTVFWLPLSLQSGLTACAFVYIGYLCKTYNAVDWLNQHWVLYIIPIAIWALSIWKFTGFSVALNQYGQTPMLAFVGSICGTVSILGVSILIDRWLPLLNTALATTGRYTLPLLCVHLLEDDSTPWGRILPSLLGNFQADSAVLLIFVIRLTIDGLLAWGLYYIPGVNTIFFPELAKRRAKRMKLAQQAEQAKQVN, encoded by the coding sequence ATGGCCCAGCGGATTCGGTACTTCGATATCTCCCGAGGTATTGCGATTGTATGTGTAGTGCTCAGCCACAGCATTCTTCGCGTCAACGGTGCCGCACCCGTGTCGCCCTTCCTCTACTTCCTCTACCAATTTTGCTTCTCCTTCCACATGCCGCTCTTCCTGGTGCTCTCCGGCTACTTCATGCGGCCTGAGCGCCCCTTCAACTGGGGCAGAGAGAGCCGGGAACTGCTCGCAACCTACGGCATCACTGCCCTGGCCGTCGTCGCAGTCAACACCGCTTTCGCTGGGGCCTTCCACACCGGCATGAAGGCCACTTTTGCTGCTTGGGCCACGACCGGCTTGTACGGGGCTGGAGCAGACGCTGCAAATACCCTATGGCCAGTGCCTTCCTCCATTGGCGCCATCTGGTTCCTGCTCGCTCTCTTCTGGTCTCACCTGCTCTTGCACTGGGTCTCGCACAAGAAATACCCAGCCCTGTGGGTCATCGTCTTCTTCGCCCTGGGCTACTTCAGCTCCACTGTTTTCTGGCTCCCGCTGAGTCTGCAATCGGGCCTGACTGCCTGCGCTTTCGTTTACATTGGCTATCTGTGCAAGACTTACAACGCCGTTGACTGGCTCAACCAGCACTGGGTCTTGTACATTATTCCAATCGCTATCTGGGCGCTCTCCATCTGGAAGTTCACCGGTTTCAGCGTGGCCCTTAACCAATACGGGCAAACGCCGATGCTTGCTTTCGTGGGCTCAATCTGCGGAACCGTCTCCATTTTGGGAGTGTCGATACTCATTGACCGCTGGCTGCCCCTGCTCAACACAGCGCTCGCCACAACCGGTCGCTACACGCTGCCCTTACTGTGCGTTCACCTGCTCGAAGACGACTCCACGCCCTGGGGGCGCATCCTGCCGAGCCTGCTGGGCAACTTCCAGGCCGATAGCGCAGTACTCCTTATTTTCGTAATCCGCTTGACCATCGACGGGTTACTCGCCTGGGGACTTTACTACATCCCCGGAGTCAACACCATCTTCTTCCCAGAGCTGGCCAAACGCCGTGCCAAGCGCATGAAACTTGCACAGCAGGCAGAGCAGGCAAAACAAGTCAACTAA
- a CDS encoding glycosyl transferase, which translates to MQETASVLYEKLEALEGQSKIASDSFILFVDDGSVDQTWLEIEQLHSLHPQCMHGIRFAHNKGHQNAVYAGLMKALGMHVDAAISMDADLQDDPNAIEEMVMQYREGSQIVYGVRNNRDTDSAFKRGSAHSFYRLMNWMGAETIPDHADFRLMGQAALSALSQYNEVNLFLRGIVPSLGFQTSKVYYKRSKRVAGESKYPLKKMVSLAIEGLTSFSVKPLSFITALGGFSVVIGIIMFIYTIVSVSTGHAVAGWGSLMCSIWLLGGLILMCLGIVGEYIGRIYLEVKNRPRYIIEQEV; encoded by the coding sequence TTGCAGGAGACTGCTTCAGTGTTATATGAGAAGCTTGAAGCTCTGGAAGGTCAGAGTAAGATTGCTTCTGATAGTTTCATACTGTTCGTAGACGATGGTTCGGTGGATCAAACCTGGCTGGAAATTGAGCAGTTGCACTCCCTCCATCCTCAGTGCATGCACGGGATTAGATTTGCTCATAATAAGGGCCATCAAAATGCTGTTTACGCCGGCTTGATGAAGGCTTTAGGTATGCACGTAGATGCTGCAATTTCAATGGATGCCGACTTGCAGGACGATCCCAATGCCATTGAAGAAATGGTAATGCAGTACCGCGAAGGTTCGCAAATCGTATACGGGGTGCGCAACAACCGCGACACCGACAGTGCTTTCAAGCGGGGTAGTGCCCACTCGTTTTACCGGCTCATGAACTGGATGGGTGCTGAGACTATCCCAGACCACGCTGATTTCCGCCTCATGGGCCAGGCGGCCTTGAGCGCCCTTTCGCAATATAATGAAGTCAATCTTTTTTTGCGTGGAATTGTGCCTTCCTTGGGATTCCAGACTTCCAAAGTGTATTACAAGCGGTCAAAGCGTGTCGCTGGGGAGTCAAAGTACCCCCTCAAGAAGATGGTATCTTTAGCGATTGAAGGACTGACTTCATTCTCAGTGAAACCGCTGAGTTTCATCACTGCGCTGGGCGGATTTTCAGTAGTTATCGGCATTATTATGTTTATCTACACAATCGTTTCAGTGAGCACCGGACATGCCGTGGCTGGCTGGGGGTCGCTGATGTGCTCCATCTGGCTTTTGGGCGGCCTCATCCTCATGTGTCTTGGGATAGTGGGTGAGTATATTGGCAGGATATATCTGGAGGTAAAAAATCGTCCCCGATATATTATTGAGCAAGAGGTCTGA